Proteins found in one Cetobacterium somerae genomic segment:
- a CDS encoding ABC transporter permease: MAQDIFLPNLLYFAIFLIPIFYIMNYLEINMISNVIKSILRMFIQLMLVGVYLHYILTLNNSWINLAYLTLMTFACTFTIVRDVKIRDSKFYVIVAVSTVIPLILNMFIFSELLLHLKDPLDALYLIPISGMILGNTLNGMIVTINDFLNNLKLNEESYLLSLSFGATKFEALKPFIANAITLAFKPSVATMANVGLVSLPGMMTGQILGGSLPIVAIKYQIAIMIALFVCRFLSSFILLYFCSLYFFNKYSIFTLKIKE; encoded by the coding sequence ATGGCGCAAGATATATTTTTACCTAATCTACTTTATTTTGCTATTTTTTTAATTCCTATCTTTTATATTATGAATTATCTTGAAATAAATATGATTTCTAATGTTATAAAATCTATTCTTAGAATGTTTATCCAACTTATGTTAGTTGGTGTTTATCTACATTATATTTTAACACTAAATAATTCATGGATTAATTTAGCTTATTTAACTCTTATGACTTTCGCATGTACTTTTACAATTGTGAGAGACGTTAAAATAAGAGATAGTAAATTTTATGTAATTGTTGCGGTATCTACTGTCATTCCTTTAATCCTTAATATGTTTATATTTTCAGAGCTTTTGCTACATTTAAAAGATCCTCTTGATGCCCTATATTTAATACCAATCTCTGGTATGATTTTAGGAAATACTCTAAATGGAATGATTGTAACTATAAATGATTTTTTAAATAATTTAAAACTTAATGAAGAAAGCTATCTTCTATCTTTATCATTTGGAGCTACTAAATTTGAAGCACTCAAACCATTTATAGCAAACGCCATAACTTTAGCTTTTAAGCCTTCTGTCGCTACCATGGCAAACGTTGGATTAGTTTCTCTTCCTGGCATGATGACTGGTCAAATTTTAGGAGGTTCTCTTCCTATTGTTGCTATAAAATATCAAATTGCTATAATGATTGCTCTTTTTGTCTGTAGATTTTTATCTTCTTTTATTTTACTTTATTTTTGCTCATTATATTTTTTTAATAAATACTCAATATTTACACTAAAAATTAAAGAATAG
- a CDS encoding amino acid permease yields the protein MAEKKEFGLFGLIGVVIGSVIGGGIFNISKEIAKTSSISAALIGWSISALGVFFIIKIYQRLLLKKSDLNNGIYEYARIGFGPLAGFFSAWGYWLACVVSNASYPVLIVQTLSYFFPSIVGVKTPQGFILGTFLLWLVSYIIMKGIKTYNFFNFLATFGKVSAIIMSICFMFIFFKYKIFSFDFWGTLTYKNNIFTQVKGCMLQTLWALIGVEGAVVISGRAKNKNDVSQATFIGYFIALFLYIFIVVLSYGILPAEKLQNLKDPALAYILEAIVGKWGAIFINISVLISIFGAWITWTIIAAEIPYNISMDNLFPSFLKKLNINGAASNALIFNAFIKQFTFMISLFSSNVYLIITNSAAALMLLPYILSILFLLKISSFKNEKKYILYGFFGLFYCFWMVYAAGENYIIQTLLIYLTGLPFYIYKKYKSSTK from the coding sequence ATGGCTGAGAAAAAAGAATTTGGTTTATTTGGACTCATTGGTGTAGTGATTGGCTCTGTTATCGGCGGTGGAATTTTTAATATCTCAAAAGAGATTGCAAAGACCTCTTCTATTAGTGCAGCTTTAATTGGCTGGAGCATATCTGCATTAGGTGTATTTTTCATAATAAAAATTTACCAAAGACTTCTTTTAAAAAAATCGGATTTAAATAATGGTATATATGAATATGCTCGTATTGGCTTTGGACCTCTAGCTGGATTTTTTTCTGCCTGGGGATATTGGTTGGCTTGCGTTGTTAGTAACGCTAGTTACCCTGTTCTTATTGTTCAAACATTAAGTTATTTTTTTCCATCTATCGTGGGAGTGAAAACACCCCAAGGATTTATTTTAGGTACATTTCTTCTTTGGTTAGTTTCCTATATTATTATGAAGGGAATTAAAACTTATAATTTTTTTAATTTTTTAGCTACTTTTGGAAAAGTTTCAGCAATTATTATGTCTATTTGTTTTATGTTTATTTTTTTTAAATATAAGATATTTTCTTTTGATTTTTGGGGAACTTTAACCTATAAAAATAATATTTTTACACAAGTTAAAGGTTGTATGCTCCAGACATTATGGGCTTTGATTGGAGTAGAGGGTGCAGTTGTCATCTCAGGAAGAGCAAAAAATAAAAATGATGTTAGTCAAGCTACTTTTATCGGTTATTTCATAGCACTTTTCTTATATATTTTTATAGTTGTACTAAGTTATGGAATTCTTCCTGCTGAGAAACTTCAAAACTTAAAAGATCCTGCTTTAGCTTATATTCTAGAAGCTATCGTTGGAAAGTGGGGTGCAATTTTTATTAATATTTCTGTTTTAATTTCTATATTTGGTGCTTGGATTACATGGACTATTATAGCCGCTGAAATTCCATATAATATATCTATGGATAATTTATTTCCAAGTTTTTTAAAAAAATTAAATATTAATGGAGCTGCTAGTAACGCTTTAATTTTTAATGCTTTTATTAAACAGTTTACTTTTATGATATCTCTTTTTTCAAGCAATGTATATCTTATAATTACAAATTCTGCCGCCGCATTAATGCTTCTACCATATATCCTCTCTATCTTATTTTTATTAAAAATTTCATCATTTAAAAATGAGAAAAAGTATATTCTATATGGATTTTTTGGTTTATTTTATTGTTTTTGGATGGTGTATGCTGCTGGTGAAAACTATATTATTCAAACGCTCCTTATATATTTAACTGGTTTACCATTTTATATATATAAAAAGTATAAATCCTCTACTAAATAG
- a CDS encoding ABC transporter ATP-binding protein, translating into MINFKNISIKFNNKIVLHNFNLVVNTGEKILISGVSGKGKTTLLKLLLGFNTPNSGSILVDNLELNEQNINIIRNKIGYMPQSTPFLNINVEKLIHTIFNYKENLKTKLDMNLFIKTLKEFNLDSSILSKDINQLSGGEKQRLAFVIIILLDRKIWVLDEITSSLDQDMKEKVINYILNTNKTVILVSHDKIESLNNFRTVIL; encoded by the coding sequence ATGATTAACTTTAAAAATATAAGTATAAAATTTAATAATAAAATAGTTTTACATAATTTTAATTTAGTTGTAAACACTGGAGAAAAAATATTAATCTCTGGAGTTTCTGGAAAAGGAAAAACTACACTACTTAAACTTTTACTTGGTTTTAATACTCCTAATTCTGGAAGTATTTTAGTAGATAATTTAGAATTAAATGAACAAAATATTAATATTATTCGAAATAAAATTGGATATATGCCTCAATCCACTCCTTTTTTGAATATCAATGTTGAAAAATTAATACACACTATTTTTAATTATAAAGAGAATTTAAAAACCAAACTAGATATGAATCTTTTTATAAAAACTTTAAAAGAATTCAATTTAGATTCTAGTATTTTATCTAAAGATATAAATCAACTTTCAGGTGGTGAAAAACAAAGATTAGCTTTCGTTATAATAATTTTATTAGATCGAAAAATTTGGGTTCTAGATGAAATAACCTCTTCTTTAGATCAAGATATGAAAGAAAAAGTTATAAATTATATTTTAAATACAAATAAAACAGTTATTTTAGTTTCTCATGATAAAATAGAATCTTTAAATAATTTTAGGACGGTGATTCTTTAA